From the Sphingomonas suaedae genome, one window contains:
- the apaG gene encoding Co2+/Mg2+ efflux protein ApaG, whose protein sequence is MKALFGQEAVTRDITVRVSVSYLSEQSEPDRGRWFWAYHIRIENGSHQAVQLLTRRWTITDGRGHQHVVEGEGVVGEQPMIAPGSSYDYVSGCPLTTPSGWMEGSYLMVGADGRDFEVAIPRFPLLAPAVAE, encoded by the coding sequence GTGAAGGCGTTGTTCGGCCAGGAAGCGGTGACGCGCGACATCACGGTGCGCGTGTCGGTCAGCTATCTGTCCGAACAGTCCGAGCCCGATCGCGGTCGCTGGTTCTGGGCCTATCATATCCGCATCGAGAACGGCTCGCATCAGGCGGTACAGCTGCTCACGCGGCGCTGGACGATCACCGACGGTCGCGGCCACCAGCACGTCGTCGAGGGGGAGGGCGTGGTCGGCGAACAGCCGATGATCGCGCCGGGATCGAGCTACGATTATGTCTCCGGCTGCCCACTCACCACGCCGAGCGGCTGGATGGAGGGCAGTTATCTGATGGTCGGCGCCGACGGCCGCGATTTCGAGGTGGCGATCCCCCGCTTCCCCCTGCTCGCGCCTGCGGTGGCGGAGTAG
- the recO gene encoding DNA repair protein RecO, with amino-acid sequence MHLRTSAIVLAIRPHGESGAIVRALTAEAGLLAGYVRGGRSRQHRPVLQPGNVILGDWRARTEEQLPALVAELVHSRAPMFREPLPAAAFDWATALTAASLPEGQPYPPVHAALGGLLDAIEAAPAARGWAVALVRYELLLLAMLGFGLDLERCAATGTTENLAFVSPKSGMAVSRAGAGGYESRLLPLPAFVRTGGAAEWNDILDGLRLTGHFLERDLLHGRAAEVLAARSRLVDRLNRAVA; translated from the coding sequence ATGCACCTGCGCACCTCCGCCATCGTCCTCGCCATCCGCCCGCATGGCGAAAGCGGAGCGATCGTCCGGGCATTGACGGCGGAGGCGGGGCTGCTGGCGGGCTATGTCCGCGGCGGCCGCTCCCGCCAGCACCGTCCGGTGCTCCAGCCGGGCAATGTCATTCTGGGCGACTGGCGCGCCCGAACCGAGGAGCAACTGCCCGCGCTGGTCGCCGAACTGGTCCATAGCCGCGCCCCGATGTTCCGCGAGCCGCTGCCCGCCGCCGCATTCGACTGGGCAACCGCGCTGACCGCCGCATCGCTGCCGGAGGGCCAGCCCTACCCCCCGGTCCATGCCGCGCTGGGCGGGCTGCTCGATGCGATCGAGGCGGCGCCCGCAGCCCGGGGCTGGGCGGTGGCGCTGGTCCGCTACGAATTGCTGCTGCTGGCGATGCTCGGCTTCGGCCTCGACCTGGAGCGCTGCGCAGCCACGGGGACGACCGAAAATCTCGCCTTTGTCAGCCCGAAAAGCGGCATGGCGGTGAGCCGGGCAGGAGCGGGCGGTTATGAAAGCCGCCTGTTGCCGCTCCCCGCCTTCGTCCGCACCGGTGGCGCCGCGGAATGGAACGATATCCTCGATGGATTGCGCCTCACCGGCCATTTCCTCGAACGCGATCTGCTCCATGGCAGGGCGGCAGAAGTGCTGGCGGCGCGATCCCGACTCGTCGATCGGCTCAACAGGGCGGTTGCGTGA
- a CDS encoding LysR family transcriptional regulator has translation MKRTHLPLNGLRVLDAAARHLSFTRAADELAVTPAAVGQQIRALEDTLGVVLFRRTTRGLELTPEAEAGLAALRAGFLQFEESVRAMQAGQSSKSLTIAAPRDLTEKWLMPRLAEIAREDPELRFVLIAADEAIDFTEANLDLAIRWGEGPGEHEGEALESDGMVTVAKPGARADTPIGWPGCVQEDGVALVRVGDAGLALDAAAEGLGRATIPELLARGDIEAGRVAVIGEPTTSRLGYWMVAPLPQWRQKKVKALVEALGEA, from the coding sequence ATGAAGCGTACCCATCTCCCCCTCAATGGCCTGCGCGTGCTCGACGCGGCGGCGCGGCATCTGTCCTTTACCCGCGCGGCGGACGAGCTGGCGGTGACCCCGGCGGCGGTCGGGCAGCAAATCCGCGCGCTGGAGGACACGCTGGGCGTGGTGCTGTTCCGCCGCACGACCAGGGGGCTGGAGCTGACGCCCGAGGCTGAGGCTGGCCTTGCCGCGCTGCGCGCCGGCTTCCTGCAGTTCGAGGAATCGGTGCGGGCAATGCAGGCGGGGCAGTCGAGCAAGTCGCTGACCATCGCCGCGCCGCGCGACCTCACCGAAAAATGGCTGATGCCCCGCCTCGCCGAGATCGCACGCGAGGACCCGGAGCTGCGCTTCGTGCTGATTGCGGCGGACGAGGCGATCGACTTCACCGAAGCCAATCTCGATCTCGCGATTCGCTGGGGCGAAGGGCCGGGCGAGCATGAGGGCGAAGCGCTGGAGAGCGACGGGATGGTCACCGTCGCGAAGCCCGGTGCGCGCGCCGACACGCCGATCGGCTGGCCCGGCTGCGTGCAGGAAGACGGCGTCGCGCTGGTCCGTGTCGGCGATGCGGGCCTTGCGCTCGATGCGGCTGCCGAGGGGCTGGGGCGCGCCACCATCCCCGAACTGCTCGCGCGCGGGGATATCGAGGCGGGCCGCGTCGCGGTGATCGGCGAGCCGACAACGTCGCGGCTGGGCTATTGGATGGTCGCGCCGCTGCCGCAATGGCGGCAGAAGAAGGTGAAGGCGCTGGTCGAGGCGCTGGGCGAGGCGTGA
- a CDS encoding GNAT family N-acetyltransferase — protein sequence MSAAARPTPLNFRIGARTLMAVQRDMVRVPLGLDEAREGRLPVLPPLPRDAHGYVVTSLPEDRLEAMVYASGRMIGFVRQKYTRYYADLTGGFDAYMANLSGNARQGVRRKAKKIAQVSGGELDIRSYRTPAELEAFHDIARRIALRTYQEKLMGEGLPAGPDFIRDMMARGAADAVRAWLLWIAGEPAAYLYCPAQGDTLIYEYVGHDPAFNDLSPGAVLQVEAFRDLFEEGKYTRFDFTEGDGQHKRQYSTGGVPCVDLLLLRPSLTNRVTTAALGGFNRTVAGGKALIEAAGLEKLSKKLRRG from the coding sequence ATGAGCGCCGCTGCCCGTCCGACCCCGCTCAACTTCCGCATCGGCGCGCGGACTTTGATGGCCGTGCAGCGCGACATGGTCCGCGTGCCGCTCGGCCTGGATGAAGCCCGCGAAGGCCGCTTGCCCGTCCTGCCGCCCCTGCCCCGCGACGCGCATGGCTATGTCGTGACCTCGCTGCCCGAGGATCGGCTTGAGGCGATGGTCTATGCTTCGGGCCGGATGATCGGCTTCGTCCGGCAGAAATATACCCGCTATTATGCCGATCTGACCGGCGGCTTCGACGCCTATATGGCGAACCTGTCCGGCAATGCGCGACAGGGGGTGCGCCGCAAGGCCAAGAAGATCGCCCAGGTCTCCGGCGGCGAACTCGACATCCGCAGCTATCGCACCCCGGCCGAGCTGGAGGCGTTTCACGACATCGCCCGCCGCATCGCGCTGCGCACCTATCAGGAAAAGCTGATGGGCGAAGGGCTGCCCGCCGGTCCCGACTTCATCCGCGACATGATGGCGCGGGGCGCGGCGGACGCGGTGCGCGCCTGGCTGTTGTGGATCGCGGGCGAGCCTGCCGCCTATCTCTACTGCCCTGCACAGGGCGATACGCTGATCTATGAATATGTCGGCCATGACCCGGCGTTCAACGACCTGTCGCCCGGCGCGGTGCTGCAGGTGGAGGCGTTTCGCGACCTGTTCGAGGAGGGGAAATATACCCGGTTCGACTTCACCGAGGGCGATGGCCAGCACAAGCGCCAATATTCGACCGGCGGGGTGCCGTGCGTCGATCTGCTGCTGCTGCGCCCCAGCCTCACCAACCGGGTGACCACGGCGGCGCTGGGTGGGTTCAACCGCACGGTGGCGGGCGGCAAGGCGCTGATCGAGGCGGCGGGGCTGGAGAAGCTGTCAAAGAAGCTGCGCCGGGGCTAG
- a CDS encoding ATP-dependent nuclease, translated as MKLKQYRVREFRSIWDSGPIEVDDQTTCFVGKNEAGKTTVLTALYRTNPIRTGDAVFDETYDYPKREVEDYRFAVENGEREEAAVVECTYELEKDDLLAVENVFGPNVLNGKTFKRTTYYGNGNSRYTLTCDNAAARKHLASNPALSDDLRAALAAAATWKDFATALDAVEATDAVNAVKKLVAKVREKELSYYVFNTLIWPRAPKFLYFDEYYQMEGQANLNALITREDKDQLLDSDYPLIGLINLARLDHRKLVATNNTVELKNKLQGAGNHLTQRIVKYWSQNRHIQMRFDVRDAKVGDPEGMQQGVNVWGEVYDSVHWATTPLSNRSRGFVWFFSFLAWYEDVKRQGQNVILLLDEPGLSLHGRAQADLLRYFDSELSGHQLLYTTHSPFMIDPTKFERVRIVQDLGIDAPEALPKEEDGTKVLANVFDATDDSLFPLQGALGYEIQQTLFIGPNSLIVEGVADMLYLRAVSGELEREGRTGLSEQWVITPVGGSGKVPTFVAMLGSQKGMNVATLLDIQNSDKQLIEDLYKKKLLTKKQVSTYADFTGTAEADVEDMFDRAFYIDLVNGEFAGQLSEKITKTKLNAKEPRSLRAIEAWLADNPMKSGSFGHYRPARYFTEQLTKLWPKVSDETKDRFEAAFKHLNGLLR; from the coding sequence ATGAAGCTGAAGCAGTATCGGGTTCGAGAGTTCCGCAGCATCTGGGACAGCGGCCCGATTGAGGTTGACGACCAGACCACCTGCTTCGTGGGCAAGAACGAGGCGGGCAAGACCACGGTCCTGACCGCGCTCTACCGCACTAACCCGATCCGCACGGGCGACGCCGTCTTCGACGAGACATACGACTACCCGAAGCGGGAGGTCGAAGACTACCGTTTCGCCGTCGAAAACGGGGAGCGTGAGGAGGCTGCGGTAGTCGAGTGCACCTACGAGCTGGAGAAGGACGACCTGCTCGCGGTGGAGAACGTTTTCGGCCCCAATGTGCTCAATGGTAAGACCTTCAAGCGGACGACCTATTACGGTAACGGAAACAGCAGATATACGCTCACGTGCGACAATGCCGCCGCGCGCAAGCACCTCGCCAGCAACCCGGCTCTTTCCGATGATCTTCGCGCTGCATTGGCGGCTGCGGCGACTTGGAAGGACTTTGCAACCGCGCTTGATGCGGTCGAAGCGACGGATGCGGTCAACGCCGTGAAGAAGCTGGTGGCGAAAGTCCGCGAGAAGGAGCTTAGCTATTACGTCTTCAACACGTTGATTTGGCCGCGCGCGCCCAAGTTCCTGTACTTCGACGAGTACTACCAGATGGAGGGGCAGGCCAACCTCAACGCCCTCATCACGCGCGAGGACAAGGACCAGCTGCTTGACTCGGACTACCCCCTCATCGGCCTCATCAACCTGGCGCGCCTCGACCACCGCAAGCTCGTGGCCACCAACAACACGGTCGAGTTGAAAAACAAGCTGCAAGGTGCCGGGAACCACCTGACCCAGCGAATCGTCAAGTACTGGTCCCAGAACAGGCACATTCAGATGCGCTTCGACGTGCGTGACGCGAAAGTCGGTGACCCAGAGGGGATGCAGCAGGGCGTTAACGTCTGGGGCGAGGTGTACGACTCCGTGCACTGGGCGACGACGCCACTGAGCAACCGTTCGCGAGGATTTGTGTGGTTCTTCTCCTTCCTCGCTTGGTACGAGGACGTGAAGCGCCAAGGACAGAACGTCATCCTGCTGCTGGATGAACCTGGTCTGTCGCTGCACGGTCGGGCTCAAGCCGACCTGCTGCGCTACTTCGACTCGGAACTTTCGGGCCACCAGCTCCTCTACACCACGCACTCCCCGTTCATGATCGACCCTACCAAGTTTGAGCGGGTGCGTATCGTGCAGGACCTGGGCATCGACGCCCCCGAAGCGCTGCCAAAGGAGGAGGACGGAACCAAGGTGCTGGCCAACGTCTTCGACGCCACCGATGACAGCCTGTTCCCGTTGCAGGGCGCGCTCGGCTACGAAATCCAGCAGACACTGTTCATCGGCCCCAACTCGCTGATCGTGGAGGGCGTCGCCGACATGCTCTATCTCCGCGCCGTGTCCGGCGAGCTGGAGCGCGAGGGCCGCACTGGGCTGTCGGAGCAGTGGGTCATCACCCCCGTGGGCGGTAGCGGCAAGGTGCCCACCTTCGTCGCCATGCTCGGCTCGCAGAAGGGCATGAATGTCGCCACACTGCTAGATATCCAGAACAGCGACAAGCAGCTCATCGAGGACCTCTATAAGAAGAAGCTGCTCACCAAGAAGCAAGTTTCGACCTATGCTGACTTCACGGGCACTGCCGAAGCGGATGTCGAAGACATGTTCGACCGTGCCTTCTACATCGACCTAGTGAACGGTGAGTTTGCAGGACAGCTGTCGGAGAAGATCACCAAGACCAAGCTCAACGCGAAGGAGCCGCGCAGCCTTCGAGCCATCGAGGCTTGGCTGGCTGACAACCCGATGAAGTCGGGTTCGTTCGGACACTACCGACCGGCACGCTACTTCACCGAGCAGCTCACCAAGCTGTGGCCGAAGGTGTCAGACGAGACGAAGGACCGCTTCGAGGCGGCGTTTAAGCATTTGAACGGGCTGCTGCGTTAG
- the leuB gene encoding 3-isopropylmalate dehydrogenase: protein MPLIAILPGDGIGPEVTAEARRVLDALDLGLSFEEAPVGGAAYFSAGHPLPPATLDLAKRADAILFGAVGDPRCDALERHLRPEQAILGLRKELGLFANLRPAKLFPGLEDASALRPEVAGAIDMVIVRELNGDVYFGEKGMRTTASGRREGYDIMSYDEDEVARIAKVGFETARVRKGKLCSVDKANVLETSQLWRDVVIEISAQYPDIALTHMYVDNAAMQLVRNPGQFDVIVTGNLFGDILSDQASMCAGSIGMLPSASLDGSGKGLFEPIHGSAPDIAGQGKANPCATILSAAMLLRYSLGMDAAADRVESAVTAALTGGARTADLGGTLSTAAMGDAVVKALG, encoded by the coding sequence ATGCCGTTGATCGCAATCCTTCCCGGCGACGGGATCGGCCCCGAAGTCACTGCGGAGGCCCGCCGCGTCCTTGACGCCCTCGATCTCGGCCTGAGCTTCGAGGAGGCCCCGGTCGGCGGCGCTGCCTATTTCAGCGCCGGTCATCCGCTTCCGCCTGCGACGCTGGACCTTGCGAAACGTGCCGACGCCATCCTGTTCGGTGCGGTCGGCGATCCGCGCTGCGACGCGCTGGAGCGGCATCTGCGCCCCGAACAGGCGATTCTCGGCCTGCGCAAGGAACTGGGCCTGTTCGCCAATCTGCGCCCGGCGAAACTGTTCCCCGGACTTGAGGATGCGTCCGCGCTCCGCCCCGAAGTCGCTGGCGCCATCGACATGGTGATCGTCCGCGAACTCAATGGCGACGTCTATTTCGGCGAAAAGGGGATGCGGACGACGGCATCGGGCCGCCGCGAGGGCTATGACATCATGTCCTATGATGAGGACGAGGTGGCACGGATCGCAAAGGTCGGGTTCGAAACGGCGCGGGTCCGCAAGGGCAAGCTCTGCTCGGTCGACAAGGCCAATGTCCTCGAAACCTCGCAATTGTGGCGCGACGTGGTCATCGAAATATCGGCGCAATATCCCGATATCGCGCTGACACATATGTATGTCGATAACGCCGCGATGCAGCTTGTTCGCAACCCCGGTCAGTTCGACGTGATCGTCACCGGCAATCTGTTTGGCGACATCCTGTCGGACCAGGCGAGCATGTGCGCCGGGTCGATCGGGATGCTCCCCTCCGCCTCGCTCGATGGCAGCGGCAAGGGGCTGTTCGAGCCGATCCACGGCAGCGCCCCCGACATCGCCGGGCAGGGCAAGGCGAACCCGTGCGCGACGATCCTGTCGGCGGCGATGCTGCTGCGCTATTCGCTCGGCATGGACGCGGCGGCCGATCGGGTCGAGTCGGCAGTGACCGCGGCGCTGACCGGTGGCGCGCGCACGGCGGATCTCGGCGGCACGCTCTCGACTGCGGCGATGGGCGATGCGGTGGTGAAGGCGCTCGGGTGA
- a CDS encoding polysaccharide deacetylase family protein, translated as MPTRAFLTVDTELMWRHHAAGLPISEIAERSLEPAGVGIGYQLRRFADHGLRATFFVDPMPAVAYGLDPIKRVVGAILEAGQEVQLHLHPNWAAARDDDRTAAASFELIDFTFAEQRDLIAAASDLLVAAGAPRPVAFRSGSYSASDDTLAALAELGIRYDSSHNGSEHPWPSAIGLNPRQIAPVEHRGVIEVPVTLIEDVRGHLRHFQICALSTAEMRDALDHAVSAGHAAVTIVSHGFELANRSGTRPNAVHVQRFDSLCAMLAERKGGIETAQFADLPDLPLDRADSPLGPSLIRTRMRQAQQLWSNLVSERAA; from the coding sequence ATGCCCACGCGCGCTTTCCTGACCGTCGATACCGAATTGATGTGGCGGCACCACGCCGCCGGGCTGCCGATATCGGAGATCGCGGAGCGGTCGCTGGAGCCGGCCGGGGTCGGCATCGGCTATCAGCTGCGTCGCTTCGCCGACCATGGCCTTCGCGCCACCTTCTTCGTCGATCCGATGCCCGCCGTCGCCTATGGCCTCGATCCGATCAAGCGCGTCGTCGGCGCGATCCTTGAGGCGGGGCAGGAGGTTCAGCTGCACCTCCACCCCAATTGGGCCGCTGCGCGCGACGATGATCGCACCGCCGCCGCCTCGTTCGAACTGATCGACTTCACCTTTGCCGAACAGCGCGATCTGATCGCCGCCGCGTCCGACCTGCTGGTCGCCGCCGGGGCGCCGCGTCCGGTCGCGTTCCGCTCGGGCAGCTACAGCGCCAGCGACGATACCCTGGCGGCGCTCGCCGAACTCGGCATCCGCTATGACAGCAGCCATAATGGCTCCGAACATCCCTGGCCCAGCGCCATCGGCCTGAACCCGCGCCAGATCGCCCCGGTCGAACATCGCGGCGTGATCGAGGTGCCGGTGACGCTGATCGAGGATGTCCGCGGCCATCTTCGCCATTTCCAGATCTGTGCGCTCTCAACCGCCGAGATGCGCGACGCGCTCGACCATGCGGTGTCGGCGGGACATGCGGCGGTGACGATCGTCAGCCATGGCTTTGAACTGGCCAACCGTTCGGGCACCCGGCCCAATGCGGTGCATGTCCAGCGTTTCGACTCGCTCTGCGCGATGCTGGCGGAGCGCAAGGGGGGGATCGAGACGGCGCAGTTCGCCGATTTGCCGGACCTGCCGCTCGACCGCGCCGACTCCCCGCTCGGACCCAGCCTGATCCGCACCCGGATGCGTCAGGCGCAACAGCTCTGGTCGAACCTGGTGTCGGAGCGCGCCGCATGA
- a CDS encoding glycosyltransferase family 2 protein: protein MTATALELAVVVPTFNESRNVPVMVAAMDKALAGRRWEVIFVDDDSPDGTADAARAIGRTDPRVRVVQRIGRRGLSSATIEGMCATAAPFVAVIDGDMQHDETLLPKMLDALLADDSVDVAIGSRFVEGGGTGEWDRDRVAKSELATRISRKVLKADLSDPMSGFFMIRADLVRTIVPHLSAIGFKILLDILTASPKPLKFVELPYVFRTRQIGESKLDHVVAMEFLIALYDRMFGRVVPVRFVMFSAIGALGAGVHFAALWLFFRLFGYSFLTGTIVATLIAMTFNFFLNNALTYRDARLKGFRALLDGWVGFCIVCSVGAVANIGVAAFLHDVQQAQWAPSALAGIAVAAVWNFALSSRFVWGRY, encoded by the coding sequence GTGACCGCAACAGCGCTCGAACTGGCGGTCGTCGTCCCGACCTTCAACGAATCGCGTAACGTGCCGGTGATGGTGGCGGCGATGGACAAGGCGCTGGCCGGACGGCGCTGGGAAGTCATCTTCGTCGATGACGATAGCCCCGACGGCACCGCCGACGCGGCGCGCGCGATCGGACGGACCGACCCGCGCGTGCGGGTGGTGCAGCGGATCGGGCGGCGCGGGCTGTCCTCGGCGACGATCGAGGGGATGTGCGCGACCGCCGCGCCCTTCGTCGCGGTGATCGATGGCGACATGCAGCATGACGAGACGCTGCTGCCGAAGATGCTCGATGCGCTGCTGGCCGACGACAGCGTCGATGTCGCGATCGGATCACGCTTCGTCGAGGGCGGCGGCACCGGCGAATGGGACCGCGACCGAGTCGCCAAGTCGGAACTGGCAACCCGCATCTCGCGCAAGGTGCTCAAGGCGGATCTCAGCGATCCGATGAGCGGCTTCTTCATGATCCGCGCCGACCTTGTCCGCACCATCGTCCCACATCTCTCGGCGATCGGGTTCAAGATCCTGCTCGACATCCTGACCGCCAGCCCGAAGCCGCTGAAGTTCGTCGAACTTCCCTATGTCTTCCGCACGCGGCAGATCGGTGAGAGCAAGCTCGACCATGTAGTCGCGATGGAATTTCTGATCGCGCTCTATGACCGCATGTTCGGGCGGGTGGTACCGGTGCGGTTCGTGATGTTCTCCGCCATCGGCGCACTGGGCGCGGGGGTGCATTTTGCGGCGCTGTGGCTGTTCTTCCGCCTGTTCGGATACAGCTTCCTCACCGGCACGATCGTCGCGACGCTGATCGCGATGACGTTCAACTTCTTCCTCAACAACGCGCTCACTTATCGCGACGCGCGGTTGAAGGGCTTTCGCGCGCTGCTCGACGGCTGGGTCGGATTCTGTATCGTCTGTTCGGTGGGCGCGGTCGCGAATATCGGCGTCGCAGCGTTCCTGCACGATGTCCAGCAGGCGCAATGGGCGCCATCGGCATTGGCCGGAATTGCCGTTGCGGCGGTGTGGAACTTCGCGCTGTCTTCGCGCTTCGTATGGGGGCGCTACTAA
- a CDS encoding trans-sulfuration enzyme family protein has product MKRRTGQDRSITRNWKPATLAVRGGTARSEWGETSEALFLTSGYAYDCAGDAAARFAGEQQGMTYSRLQNPTVEMLEQRIALLEGAEACRATASGMAAMTAALLCQLSAGDHLVGGRAAFGSCRWLTDTLMPRFGIETTVVDARDPQQFIDAIRPNTKVFFFETPANPTMDVVDLQAVCAIAKDRGITTVVDNAFATPALQRPMEFGADVVAYSATKMMDGQGRVLAGAICGSEDFITNTLLPFHRNTGPTLSAFNAWVVLKGLETLDLRIRRQSENAIAVARFLEGRVPIVNYPGLPSHPQHNLAMRQMDAAGPIFSLELDGGRKQAHGLLDALGLIDISNNIGDSRSLMTHPASTTHSGVAEDQREIMGVREGMLRINVGLEDPADLIDDLDQALRAVGL; this is encoded by the coding sequence ATGAAGCGTCGTACCGGACAAGATCGCAGCATCACCCGCAACTGGAAGCCCGCCACGCTCGCCGTGCGCGGGGGCACCGCCCGCAGCGAATGGGGGGAGACGAGCGAGGCGCTCTTCCTGACCTCCGGCTACGCCTATGACTGCGCGGGCGACGCCGCCGCGCGCTTCGCGGGCGAGCAGCAGGGCATGACCTATTCGCGGCTCCAGAACCCCACGGTCGAGATGCTGGAACAGCGCATCGCCCTGCTGGAGGGCGCGGAGGCGTGCCGCGCGACCGCATCGGGCATGGCGGCGATGACCGCGGCCTTGCTGTGCCAGCTGTCGGCGGGCGACCATCTGGTCGGCGGGCGCGCCGCCTTCGGGTCGTGCCGCTGGCTCACCGATACGCTGATGCCGCGCTTCGGGATCGAGACGACAGTGGTCGATGCCCGCGATCCACAGCAATTTATCGACGCGATCCGCCCGAATACCAAGGTCTTCTTCTTCGAAACGCCCGCCAATCCGACGATGGACGTGGTGGACCTCCAGGCCGTGTGCGCCATCGCGAAGGATCGCGGCATCACCACCGTTGTCGACAATGCCTTCGCGACCCCCGCGCTGCAGCGTCCGATGGAGTTCGGCGCCGATGTGGTGGCTTACTCCGCGACCAAGATGATGGACGGACAGGGCCGCGTGTTGGCGGGCGCGATCTGCGGCAGCGAGGACTTCATCACCAACACGCTGCTCCCCTTCCATCGCAACACCGGCCCGACGCTCAGCGCATTCAATGCCTGGGTGGTGCTCAAGGGGCTGGAGACGCTGGACCTGCGCATCCGCCGCCAGAGCGAGAATGCGATCGCCGTCGCGCGCTTCCTCGAGGGGCGCGTGCCCATTGTGAACTATCCCGGCCTGCCCAGCCATCCGCAGCACAATCTGGCGATGCGCCAGATGGATGCTGCCGGGCCGATCTTTTCACTGGAACTCGATGGCGGACGCAAACAGGCGCATGGCCTGCTCGATGCACTGGGCCTCATCGACATTTCAAACAATATCGGCGACTCTCGCTCGCTGATGACCCATCCCGCCTCCACCACCCACAGCGGCGTCGCCGAAGACCAGCGCGAGATCATGGGCGTGCGTGAGGGGATGCTGCGGATCAATGTCGGACTGGAAGACCCCGCCGACCTGATCGACGATCTCGACCAAGCGCTCAGGGCGGTCGGGCTGTGA
- a CDS encoding phospholipid carrier-dependent glycosyltransferase, whose product MLDRLEQRPALLALLIAAVAQALFTIGIERPSTLLFDEVHYVTAARVLLDFSHITNPEHPMLGKSLIALGIHLFGDNPIGWRAFSTLFGTATIVGVYAFTLLLTRATRPALFAAIFALLGQMVFVQARIGMLDVFLGGFLVWGGVAFLAAMHAKTRRVWLWWLASAVLLGAAVGVKWAAIPYVALAGVAFLWLRWRDPARFSGMHWFPALAAFGVVSIATYFATFAPAFFYRVGPMTLDRLIPFQFEMWALQTQVLSPHNYQSDWWSWPLMLRPIWYFYEKDQGVMRGVLLIGNPAILWTGLVAVAACWWAGVREKAGVPLAAAMLWTFSIGIWAIIPKSLGFFYYYYLPSIVLCVVLAVAFHHWRDALKRRDEWLLIPAVGAFAYFYPILSAQALTHERAFTRWMWLPGWA is encoded by the coding sequence ATGCTCGACCGTCTCGAACAGCGCCCCGCCCTGCTTGCCCTGCTGATTGCGGCCGTCGCGCAAGCCTTGTTCACCATCGGAATCGAGCGGCCGAGCACCCTGTTGTTCGACGAAGTCCATTACGTCACTGCCGCGCGGGTGCTGCTCGATTTCTCGCACATCACCAATCCCGAACATCCGATGCTGGGCAAATCGCTGATCGCGCTGGGTATCCATCTGTTCGGCGACAATCCGATCGGCTGGCGCGCCTTCTCGACGCTGTTCGGCACCGCGACGATCGTCGGCGTCTATGCCTTCACCCTGTTGCTGACCCGCGCGACGCGCCCGGCGCTATTCGCGGCGATCTTCGCGCTGCTCGGGCAGATGGTGTTCGTGCAGGCGCGGATCGGGATGCTCGACGTGTTTCTGGGCGGCTTCCTCGTCTGGGGCGGCGTCGCGTTTCTCGCAGCGATGCACGCCAAGACGCGCCGCGTCTGGCTCTGGTGGCTAGCGAGCGCGGTGCTGCTGGGTGCGGCGGTCGGAGTGAAATGGGCGGCGATCCCCTATGTCGCGCTGGCGGGCGTCGCATTCCTGTGGCTGCGCTGGCGCGACCCGGCGCGATTTAGCGGGATGCACTGGTTCCCCGCATTGGCGGCGTTTGGCGTGGTCAGCATCGCCACCTATTTCGCGACCTTCGCCCCCGCCTTTTTCTATCGCGTCGGGCCAATGACGCTGGATCGCCTGATCCCCTTCCAGTTCGAGATGTGGGCGCTGCAGACTCAGGTGCTCAGCCCCCATAATTACCAGTCGGACTGGTGGAGCTGGCCGCTGATGCTGCGACCGATCTGGTATTTCTATGAGAAGGATCAGGGGGTGATGCGCGGCGTGCTGCTGATCGGCAATCCGGCGATCCTGTGGACGGGGCTGGTCGCGGTGGCGGCGTGCTGGTGGGCGGGGGTGCGTGAGAAGGCAGGTGTCCCGCTGGCGGCGGCGATGCTGTGGACCTTTTCGATCGGCATATGGGCGATCATCCCCAAATCGCTGGGATTCTTTTATTATTATTATCTGCCGAGCATCGTCCTGTGCGTGGTGTTGGCGGTCGCCTTTCACCATTGGCGGGACGCGTTGAAACGGCGCGACGAATGGCTGCTGATCCCGGCGGTGGGCGCCTTTGCCTATTTTTACCCGATCCTCTCGGCGCAGGCGCTGACCCACGAGCGCGCGTTCACGCGATGGATGTGGCTTCCCGGTTGGGCGTAG